The DNA sequence GTCGGCAACGTCTTCGGCGTCCCGGCCTCGACCTCGATGACCGCGGTGGGTGCGATCGCCGGTCTCGGGCTGGCCGGTGGCGTGCTGGACTTCGCTGTGATGGGAGAGATCGTCGTCTGGTGGGTCGTCTCGCCCATCATCGGCTTTTGGGTCTCGCTGATCATCGGCCGGTACTTCTACGCTCGGCTGAACGAGATGGTCGCGATGGAGCGGAGTACGGGCCCGCTGTTCGACATCGACCGCTCGGGGCTGATTCCCATCCCGCGGGTCCACCGGACGACCAACCGCCGGGAGCTGGGCGGGACCTTCACGGTCGTCGCCATCGGCTGTCTGATGGCCTTCTCCTCGGGCACTTCGAACATCGCCAACGCGGTCGCACCGCTGGTCGGCAGCGGCGAACTGGCGATGAACCCGGCCATCATCTTCGGCGGCGTCGCCGTCACCATCGGCGCGTTCACCATCGCCCGACGAACCCTGGAGACGATGGGCAGCGACATCACGGAACTCCCCCTGACTGCCGCCATCGTCGTCGCGTCGGTCTCCTCGACGCTGGTGGTCTTCCTCTCGGCACTCGGCATCCCCGCGAGCTTCGTCATCATCGCGACGATGTCGATTGTCGGGCTGGGCTGGGGCCGTGCGACCCGACCGCTGACCGCGCCCGAAGTCGTCACCGGCGACGGCGGCGCACGGGTCACGGTCGACGCGCTGGCGGCCGACGAGGAGGGTGAACCGCTCCCCCCGATCGGTGCCGAGGACGTCGACGACATCCCCAGTCCGGGGGCACTGTTCAACCCCGTGACGACCGCCCGCGTCGTCCTGATGCAGAACGTCGTGCCTGCCATCGCGACGGTTGGCTCCTATCTCGCCTTCCGGTTCGTCCCGATCTTCGGGTTCTGAGCCGAGGCGACCCGCC is a window from the Halogranum gelatinilyticum genome containing:
- a CDS encoding inorganic phosphate transporter — protein: MSSVLLVAGVVVAMFVAYNIGGSTTGPAFGPAVGADAISKPVAAGLMGVFFFIGAWTLGRNVVTKLGSELVVDTGVFTLEASIAVLFFIGIALLVGNVFGVPASTSMTAVGAIAGLGLAGGVLDFAVMGEIVVWWVVSPIIGFWVSLIIGRYFYARLNEMVAMERSTGPLFDIDRSGLIPIPRVHRTTNRRELGGTFTVVAIGCLMAFSSGTSNIANAVAPLVGSGELAMNPAIIFGGVAVTIGAFTIARRTLETMGSDITELPLTAAIVVASVSSTLVVFLSALGIPASFVIIATMSIVGLGWGRATRPLTAPEVVTGDGGARVTVDALAADEEGEPLPPIGAEDVDDIPSPGALFNPVTTARVVLMQNVVPAIATVGSYLAFRFVPIFGF